The Pseudanabaena sp. ABRG5-3 genome includes the window TAGGACAAGCGATTGATTTCAAAAGTGTTGGGTGTCGATTCACTATCAAAGGATAAGCGGCTAGAGCTAGGAACACCTAACCCATTGATGACAGGAGCAGCAGCAGTACCACTGATAGTACCAGCAATGTTAGGAGTATTGCTTGCCTGCAAACGAGTTCTCAACAAGTCCTTACCAGTAAAGCTGGTGTCTAAGTTTAAGCGAACGCGATAGCTAAAAATGGTGTTAGTTCTATCGGTTCCGCCGTTAGGAAGGAGAGTGCCGTTGTTACCAACGATACCGTCAGAAGCAGCAGCTAGACCGAAGATTGCTTCGCCGCGTAGTTTGGTAGTAGTAGAGAATTGTTGAGCTTCGAGCTTAGCAACCTTGGCATCAAGGGCATCTACACGACCACGAAGAGTTGCAAGTTCAGCAGCGAATTCTTCTTGAAGCTTTTGTAGAGTTGCAAGATCTTCCTTGCTAACCTTGTCAGCGAGACCTGCGGAAATAATTTCGTTGATTTTGTCTAAACAAGCATTCAAACCTGCGGCAAATTCATAGCGGCTGGTTGCTTGTTTACCACGGAAAGTGCGATCGGGATAGCCCGCAATACATTGATAGCGTTCAACTAGAGACTGTAGTGCAATGAATGCCCAGTCATTAGATCTAACATCACTAAGTTGTGATACTGATGTAACATTTTGAGCTACAGCATTAGGAGTCAACTGAAGATTATTGACAAGGATATCAGAGTTGATAGAGCGAATAACATCTGATGTATTTACATTACTATCCACTTTGCCAGAAGAAGCTTGAGCCTCGGCGTTAGCAGAAGCACTAATAATAAGAGATGATGCAGCAACTGTAGCCGACACCACCACTGGTGCAAGAAAACTATAATCTCTATTTAAAATTTTAGACATTTAATCAAAGTTCAATCCTCACAATGTAGTTGATGCTACCTTAGATTTATCTGAATGTATCAGACATTACTTATTTTGATTAAATGATTCTAAATATATTAAATATATCTATATTTAGCATAGAGAAAATACAGGCTTTAGAAAGCCATAAAACTCTTGACAAGGTTAAAAATCTTGAAATGCGAACCAATAGTTAAAAGAGCGCAAAAAATAATTTAAGCTGTTAAAACTATTATAGATAGAGGCATAGAGCCTAATTTGTTACATCAATCATTTGTTTTTATAACTGTTTTTCTCTACTTAATAATTTGTTACAGGTACTATCTAATAAAAATTTAGATTCTGACATTAAAGATTATTTAAATTCGCCAATTCAAGGATGAAATGCAACGATATCTGATGAAGCAAAAAATACTTCGTAAGGAGATAAGATAGTCAAGAGATTTTCTCGGTCTGTGATTGATCAAATTCACCACCCTCTGAAAGTCATCTTCTTTCACGATTTTGAAGTTTGTATTGTTGGGATAGAACTCTCTAATCAATCCATTGGTGTGTTCATTCTCTCAGATAGCTTCTCATATCCACAGAGTTCTCTTCCATTATCAAAAGTCATTGTCTTTCTGAATGTTGATTTCACAGGCTCAAACAGCTTGACCGTTACTCTGTTTATCTCTTCCATTGTCTTGTTCTTAGCTAGTCCAGCAAGTAAATACTTCGATGCCTTATCCACATGGGTAACTACAATACCTGTGTGGTTGCAACCGATTACCGTATCACTCTCCCAATGTCCTATCTCTATAGCTACAGTCACTTGTCTTAGGACAAATCAAAACCCAAGAATTGATTGGCGGCGCTCCGCGCCACCAATCAATTCTTGGGTTTTATGTCCTAGTACACTTGGCGATAGCTATATTTTTAAATCTGCGACCTTGGGGCGATTCTCTATCCCTATCCGATTGGGTATGCCACTACGTTTCTGGTTGCGGCTTTTGCGTCGTCGTTGTTTCTGCTTTTGCCGCAGATATTGTTGATATATTCCCAGCTCTTGATAGTTGGCATAGATCATCAGATAAATCGTCTCGTGACTGATTTTACCTAGTCCCTCCTGTTTCATCCTACCTGCAAGTTGTTCTGGGCTGTGGTGTTGCTCTAAGCGTCGTTTGACTTCAATGATCGTCTCGGCACTGACGCTCTGGAATCTGACCTTTGCTTGCTTCCGTCTTGCTTTCATCATAGCAACTGCCGTATCTGGCAGATAGCCAAGCTGTCGCTCATCTGTATTCCTTGCTAGTTATCTAGATATCGTACTTTTGTTTCGCTTCAGGCGACGACCGATCTCTGATATCGATAGTTGCTCAATTACTCGCAGTTTATACAGTTCACTTCTTTCTGTGGTGGTAAGTAAGAAATCTGATTTTAATTTGGGAAGTATTAACTCCCGATGACATGATTGGGAATCTGGAATATTTATAGCTTGCCATATTGTTTGAAGGCAGAAACAAGTATAGTGAGACACAATAGCCCTTAGGGATTTGCGACTTAATAAAGAACCAATTTTTGGGTGGCGCGGCTTCGCCGCGCCACCCAAAAATTGGTTCTTTATTTTACTGCTAAGCCCTTAGCTATATAATGTCCTACGTTGACGGAGATAACCAATATTTCTTGGCTCCAGTGTATTTTAGATTTTCAACATGACCATTTTTGAAGTTTCCGTTCCTGCGACTACTGCTAATATTGGCCCTGGGTTTGATTGCCTTGGTGCAGCCCTATCGCTTTATAACCAATTTGAATTTTCCCTCGCCGATCGCTTAACGATTACCGCATCGGGTGAAGGTGCAGACAAGGTGGAACGGGACGAAACAAACTTGGTATATCAAGCGATCGCTAAGTTTTATCAGCACATTGATCGCCCAATCCCACCAATCGCCTTTCATACAGATACCAAAATCCCCCTATCGCGTGGTTTAGGTAGCTCTGCAACCGCGATTGTCGGCGGCATTGTCGGCGCGAATCTACTGGCAGGTTCACCGCTAGATCGTTTGGAATTGTTGGATTTAGCGATCGCAATGGAAGGACATCCTGATAATGTCGCGCCTGCAATGTTGGGCGGATGTCAGTTGATGGCATCTAATCAAGCAGGTGGTTGGGAATATTGCGATTTGCATTGGCATGAAAGTATTGGGCTAGTTGTGGCAATTCCTGACTTTGAGCTATCGACATCTAAGGCAAGGGAAGTATTACCCAAGCAATTTTCGATGAAGGATGCGGTTTTTAATGCCTCACACTTAGCCCTATTAAGTCATGGGATTCAGACAGGGAATGTGAATTGGTTAAAGGCAGGTTTGCAGGATCGACTACATCAAAACTATCGCCAAAGCTTGATTATTGGTATGGCAGAGGTACAAGCTGCCGCGATCGCCGCAGGAGCCTATGGCGTAGTTATCAGTGGCGCTGGCCCCACCCTACTTTCTTTAGCGCCAATGGGTACAATAGAGGCAGTCGCCCAAGCAATGAGTCAAGCATGGCAAGCAATTGGTGTTCATGCTGTGACAAAATGTTTAGCGATCGCCAAAGATGGTACAACATTCAAAACTCGTTAAACTTTTTGTGCGAAGCACAATAAATTTAACAATTTAGGAAACTTCAGGAAACCCTATGTCTAAATTTCAATTTTTACTAATCTCGGCGCTAATTTCCTCGGTAGTACTTTTATTTGTGGGCAGTCGCGATGGTAATCCCTTTGATACGGTATTTCCGATCGGAGTTGTGATTGGTTTAGCGATCGTTGCTCAAAAATACTTATCAGAAAAGGTGTGGAGCCGTTTTGCCCGTTGGTTCAATGAAACCACAGGACGCAAAATTTTTTATGTACGCGCACCTCGTCCTAAAGTTGTCCAAGAGCGCAAACTATTGCCCCCTTCCAAGTTAAACCGCCTGAAATAAATTTCCACAATTACCCGCAATCCCCAAAATAAAAAATAAGAGAACTCCCACACCATGACCTACGCATCATTAAACCAACCTTTGCGAGTTGGCATCGTTGGTTCGGGCTTTGTTGCCAAGCTCCGCGCCGAAATTTTTAGCAAAGATGCAAGGACTAAACTCGTAGCGATCGCGGGTACACCCGAAAAAGCACAGGCGATCGCTCAAGAGTTTGATATTCCCAAGGTGCATCAATATTGGTCAGAGTTGGTGGTGCATCCT containing:
- a CDS encoding iron uptake porin yields the protein MSKILNRDYSFLAPVVVSATVAASSLIISASANAEAQASSGKVDSNVNTSDVIRSINSDILVNNLQLTPNAVAQNVTSVSQLSDVRSNDWAFIALQSLVERYQCIAGYPDRTFRGKQATSRYEFAAGLNACLDKINEIISAGLADKVSKEDLATLQKLQEEFAAELATLRGRVDALDAKVAKLEAQQFSTTTKLRGEAIFGLAAASDGIVGNNGTLLPNGGTDRTNTIFSYRVRLNLDTSFTGKDLLRTRLQASNTPNIAGTISGTAAAPVINGLGVPSSSRLSFDSESTPNTFEINRLSYKFPIGDNFTAYIAPIGQIEDILNPLNPLESDSQATISRFGRFSPLIRIASAGGATGLAVAGFDWKISDKVNFQAAYSASNAAATGSGGVTGGDTKIAAQFVLKPADNLTFGIGYANAYTIGEGLNSGLNADSVPLGPIAPGLAATGFKSNTVVGSVIWDITKQFTFNAWGSWTFIDGIVGSTGATAVSTTNTSWLASLSGKDLFSEGDLAAISFGQPLFTTSASSGAIALPAGFVGLTSPNTPYQLEAFYRIPVSKNITITPGVFFVFNQGSDARNGTATVGVIRTTFTF
- a CDS encoding helix-turn-helix domain-containing protein, translating into MSHYTCFCLQTIWQAINIPDSQSCHRELILPKLKSDFLLTTTERSELYKLRVIEQLSISEIGRRLKRNKSTISR
- the thrB gene encoding homoserine kinase, coding for MTIFEVSVPATTANIGPGFDCLGAALSLYNQFEFSLADRLTITASGEGADKVERDETNLVYQAIAKFYQHIDRPIPPIAFHTDTKIPLSRGLGSSATAIVGGIVGANLLAGSPLDRLELLDLAIAMEGHPDNVAPAMLGGCQLMASNQAGGWEYCDLHWHESIGLVVAIPDFELSTSKAREVLPKQFSMKDAVFNASHLALLSHGIQTGNVNWLKAGLQDRLHQNYRQSLIIGMAEVQAAAIAAGAYGVVISGAGPTLLSLAPMGTIEAVAQAMSQAWQAIGVHAVTKCLAIAKDGTTFKTR